From Desmodus rotundus isolate HL8 chromosome 12, HLdesRot8A.1, whole genome shotgun sequence, one genomic window encodes:
- the SCNM1 gene encoding sodium channel modifier 1 isoform X3 — protein sequence MSFKREGDDWSQLNVLKKRRVGDLLASYIPEDEALMLRDGRFACAICPHRPVLDTLTMLTAHRAGKKHLSSLQLFYGKKQPGKGMEQNPRQQNESEREETKAEAPLLTQTRLITQNALHRAPHYNSCCRRKYRPEAPRPSVSPSPLPPPEVELQSGRISRDPEPVAGSQAKELATVSSPAPMSPTRRRALDHYLTLRSSGWIPDGRGRWVKDENVEFDSDEEEPPDVPLD from the exons ATGTCTTTCAAGAGAGAGGGGGACGATTGGAGTCAACTCAATGTGCTCAAA AAGCGAAGAGTCGGGGACTTGCTGGCCAGTTATATCCCAGAGGATGAGGCGCTGATGCTACGGGATGGACG CTTTGCTTGTGCCATCTGTCCCCACCGACCTGTACTGGACACTCTGACCATGCTTACTGCCCACCGTGCAGGCAAGAAACATCTGTCTA GCCTGCAGCTTTTTTATGGCAAGAAGCAGCCAGGAAAGGGAATGGAACAGAATCCAAGACAGCAGAATGAATCGGAGAGAGAAGAGACCAAAGCAGAG GCTCCTTTGTTAACTCAGACTCGACTTATCACCCAGAATGCTCTGCACAGAGCTCCTCACTATAACAGTTGCTGTCGCCGGAAGTACAG ACCAGAAGCACCACGTCCCTCTGTCTCACCTTCCCCTTTGCCACCCCCAGAGGTTGAACTCCAAAGTGGGAGGATCAGTAGGGACCCTGAGCCTGTGGCTGGCTCACAGGCCAAGGAGTTAGCAACTGTCTCATCCCCTGCACCTATGAGCCCCACAAGAAGACGAGCCCTGGATCATTACCTCACCCTTCGAAG CTCTGGATGGATTCCAGATGGACGAGGTCGATGGGTAAAAGATGAGAATGTTGAGTTTGACTCTGATGAGGAGGAACCTCCTGATGTCCCCTTGGACTGA
- the TNFAIP8L2 gene encoding tumor necrosis factor alpha-induced protein 8-like protein 2, with the protein MESFSSKSLALQAEKKLLSKMAGRSVAHLFIDETSSEVLDELYRVSKEYTHSRPQAQRVIKDLIKVAVKVAVLHRNGSFSPSELALAASFRQKLRQGAMTALSFGEVDFTFEAAVLAGLLTECRDMLLELVQHHLTPKSHNRIRHVFDHFSDQGLLTALYGPDFTQHLGKICDGLRKLLDEGKL; encoded by the coding sequence ATGGAGTCCTTCAGCTCAAAGAGTCTGGCACTGCAAGCGGAGAAGAAGCTCCTGAGTAAGATGGCAGGTCGGTCTGTGGCTCATCTCTTCATCGACGAGACAAGCAGTGAGGTGCTAGATGAGCTCTACCGGGTGTCTAAAGAGTACACACATAgccggccccaggcccagcgGGTTATCAAGGACCTCATCAAGGTGGCTGTCAAGGTGGCCGTCTTGCACCGCAATGGAAGCTTTAGCCCCAGTGAGTTGGCCCTGGCTGCCAGCTTTCGCCAAAAGCTGCGGCAGGGCGCCATGACGGCACTCAGCTTTGGAGAGGTGGACTTCACCTTCGAGGCGGCCGTGCTGGCTGGCCTGCTGACTGAGTGCCGGGACATGCTGCTGGAGCTGGTACAGCACCACCTCACACCCAAGTCACACAACCGCATCCGCCACGTGTTCGACCACTTCTCTGACCAGGGCCTGCTCACGGCCCTCTATGGGCCTGACTTCACTCAGCACCTTGGCAAGATCTGTGATGGGCTCAGGAAGCTGCTGGACGAAGGGAAGCTCTGA
- the SCNM1 gene encoding sodium channel modifier 1 isoform X4, whose protein sequence is MDGKKHLSSLQLFYGKKQPGKGMEQNPRQQNESEREETKAEAPLLTQTRLITQNALHRAPHYNSCCRRKYREKGRKGERERKKHQLVASDMPLTGDPACNQDCDSSLPRPEAPRPSVSPSPLPPPEVELQSGRISRDPEPVAGSQAKELATVSSPAPMSPTRRRALDHYLTLRSSGWIPDGRGRWVKDENVEFDSDEEEPPDVPLD, encoded by the exons ATGGACG GCAAGAAACATCTGTCTA GCCTGCAGCTTTTTTATGGCAAGAAGCAGCCAGGAAAGGGAATGGAACAGAATCCAAGACAGCAGAATGAATCGGAGAGAGAAGAGACCAAAGCAGAG GCTCCTTTGTTAACTCAGACTCGACTTATCACCCAGAATGCTCTGCACAGAGCTCCTCACTATAACAGTTGCTGTCGCCGGAAGTACAG agagaagggaaggaagggagaaagagagagaaagaaacatcagttggttgcctctgacatgcccctcactggggacccagcttgCAACcaag ATTGTGATTCTTCTCTACCCAGACCAGAAGCACCACGTCCCTCTGTCTCACCTTCCCCTTTGCCACCCCCAGAGGTTGAACTCCAAAGTGGGAGGATCAGTAGGGACCCTGAGCCTGTGGCTGGCTCACAGGCCAAGGAGTTAGCAACTGTCTCATCCCCTGCACCTATGAGCCCCACAAGAAGACGAGCCCTGGATCATTACCTCACCCTTCGAAG CTCTGGATGGATTCCAGATGGACGAGGTCGATGGGTAAAAGATGAGAATGTTGAGTTTGACTCTGATGAGGAGGAACCTCCTGATGTCCCCTTGGACTGA
- the LYSMD1 gene encoding lysM and putative peptidoglycan-binding domain-containing protein 1: MASPSRQDPLGGSGLLQGGRARSYGSLVQSACSPVRERRLEHLLAPGDTLAGLALKYGVTMEQIKRVNRLYTNDSIFLKKTLYIPILTEPRDLFNGLDSEEEKDREKEIRPSKDEVWPHSAGRKKQETGLERANGEVLPTPGQEPPTPIHDLSASDFLKKLDSQISLSKKAAAQKLKKGESGIPGEETGLHRSSPGMQQRAVLGPVPLTRTSRTQTLRDQEDEIFKL; encoded by the exons ATGGCTTCTCCCTCTAGACAGGATCCCCTCGGGGGATCAGGACTGCTTCAAGGGGGCCGGGCTCGTTCTTACGGAAGCCTGGTGCAGTCGGCTTGCTCCCCAGTGAGGGAAAGACGCCTGGAGCATCTGTTGGCGCCCGGAGACACCCTGGCTGGACTAGCACTCAAATACGGGGTGACG atggaacAGATTAAGCGTGTAAACCGCCTTTATACTAATGACTCCATCTTCCTGAAGAAAACCCTCTACATCCCCATCCTGACAGAGCCCAGAGACCTGTTCAATGGTTTGGAttctgaggaagagaaagatagagaaaaaGAGATACGGCCAAGTAAGGATGAAGTTTGGCCACACTCAGCGGGGAGGAAGAAACAAGAGACAGGTCTAGAACGTGCCAATGGTGAAGTCCTTCCCACACCTGGCCAGGAACCCCCCACTCCCATCCACGACCTCTCTGCCTCTGATTTCCTTAAGAAGCTTGATTCACAGATCAGCCTGTCAAAGAAGGCTGCTGCCCAGAAGCTGAAAAAAGGGGAAAGTGG GATACCTGGGGAGGAAACAGGTCTTCACCGGAGCTCCCCTGGGATGCAGCAACGAGCAGTCCTAGGTCCTGTGCCGCTGACCCGGACCTCTCGAACCCAGACACTTCGGGACCAGGAGGATGAAATCTTCAAACTCTGA
- the SCNM1 gene encoding sodium channel modifier 1 isoform X2, which translates to MSFKREGDDWSQLNVLKKRRVGDLLASYIPEDEALMLRDGRFACAICPHRPVLDTLTMLTAHRAGKKHLSSLQLFYGKKQPGKGMEQNPRQQNESEREETKAEAPLLTQTRLITQNALHRAPHYNSCCRRKYREKGRKGERERKKHQLVASDMPLTGDPACNQGVCPDRESNWRPFGLQAGAQSTEPHQPGQDAFLNPHPKICLFIDLFISERGKGRERGKNQCEKETLIGCLP; encoded by the exons ATGTCTTTCAAGAGAGAGGGGGACGATTGGAGTCAACTCAATGTGCTCAAA AAGCGAAGAGTCGGGGACTTGCTGGCCAGTTATATCCCAGAGGATGAGGCGCTGATGCTACGGGATGGACG CTTTGCTTGTGCCATCTGTCCCCACCGACCTGTACTGGACACTCTGACCATGCTTACTGCCCACCGTGCAGGCAAGAAACATCTGTCTA GCCTGCAGCTTTTTTATGGCAAGAAGCAGCCAGGAAAGGGAATGGAACAGAATCCAAGACAGCAGAATGAATCGGAGAGAGAAGAGACCAAAGCAGAG GCTCCTTTGTTAACTCAGACTCGACTTATCACCCAGAATGCTCTGCACAGAGCTCCTCACTATAACAGTTGCTGTCGCCGGAAGTACAG agagaagggaaggaagggagaaagagagagaaagaaacatcagttggttgcctctgacatgcccctcactggggacccagcttgCAACcaaggtgtgtgccctgaccgagaatcgaactggcgaccttttggtttgcaggccggtgctcaatccactgagccacaccagccagggcaggatgcttttttaaatcctcacccaaagatatgtttatttattgatttatttatttcagagagagggaaaggaagagagagagggaaaaatcaatgtgagaaagaaacattgatcggttgcctcccataa
- the SCNM1 gene encoding sodium channel modifier 1 isoform X1 → MSFKREGDDWSQLNVLKKRRVGDLLASYIPEDEALMLRDGRFACAICPHRPVLDTLTMLTAHRAGKKHLSSLQLFYGKKQPGKGMEQNPRQQNESEREETKAEAPLLTQTRLITQNALHRAPHYNSCCRRKYREKGRKGERERKKHQLVASDMPLTGDPACNQDCDSSLPRPEAPRPSVSPSPLPPPEVELQSGRISRDPEPVAGSQAKELATVSSPAPMSPTRRRALDHYLTLRSSGWIPDGRGRWVKDENVEFDSDEEEPPDVPLD, encoded by the exons ATGTCTTTCAAGAGAGAGGGGGACGATTGGAGTCAACTCAATGTGCTCAAA AAGCGAAGAGTCGGGGACTTGCTGGCCAGTTATATCCCAGAGGATGAGGCGCTGATGCTACGGGATGGACG CTTTGCTTGTGCCATCTGTCCCCACCGACCTGTACTGGACACTCTGACCATGCTTACTGCCCACCGTGCAGGCAAGAAACATCTGTCTA GCCTGCAGCTTTTTTATGGCAAGAAGCAGCCAGGAAAGGGAATGGAACAGAATCCAAGACAGCAGAATGAATCGGAGAGAGAAGAGACCAAAGCAGAG GCTCCTTTGTTAACTCAGACTCGACTTATCACCCAGAATGCTCTGCACAGAGCTCCTCACTATAACAGTTGCTGTCGCCGGAAGTACAG agagaagggaaggaagggagaaagagagagaaagaaacatcagttggttgcctctgacatgcccctcactggggacccagcttgCAACcaag ATTGTGATTCTTCTCTACCCAGACCAGAAGCACCACGTCCCTCTGTCTCACCTTCCCCTTTGCCACCCCCAGAGGTTGAACTCCAAAGTGGGAGGATCAGTAGGGACCCTGAGCCTGTGGCTGGCTCACAGGCCAAGGAGTTAGCAACTGTCTCATCCCCTGCACCTATGAGCCCCACAAGAAGACGAGCCCTGGATCATTACCTCACCCTTCGAAG CTCTGGATGGATTCCAGATGGACGAGGTCGATGGGTAAAAGATGAGAATGTTGAGTTTGACTCTGATGAGGAGGAACCTCCTGATGTCCCCTTGGACTGA
- the SCNM1 gene encoding sodium channel modifier 1 isoform X5 — translation MSFKREGDDWSQLNVLKKRRVGDLLASYIPEDEALMLRDGRFACAICPHRPVLDTLTMLTAHRAGKKHLSSLQLFYGKKQPGKGMEQNPRQQNESEREETKAEAPLLTQTRLITQNALHRAPHYNSCCRRKYREKGRKGERERKKHQLVASDMPLTGDPACNQERGKGRERGKNQCEKETLIGCLP, via the exons ATGTCTTTCAAGAGAGAGGGGGACGATTGGAGTCAACTCAATGTGCTCAAA AAGCGAAGAGTCGGGGACTTGCTGGCCAGTTATATCCCAGAGGATGAGGCGCTGATGCTACGGGATGGACG CTTTGCTTGTGCCATCTGTCCCCACCGACCTGTACTGGACACTCTGACCATGCTTACTGCCCACCGTGCAGGCAAGAAACATCTGTCTA GCCTGCAGCTTTTTTATGGCAAGAAGCAGCCAGGAAAGGGAATGGAACAGAATCCAAGACAGCAGAATGAATCGGAGAGAGAAGAGACCAAAGCAGAG GCTCCTTTGTTAACTCAGACTCGACTTATCACCCAGAATGCTCTGCACAGAGCTCCTCACTATAACAGTTGCTGTCGCCGGAAGTACAG agagaagggaaggaagggagaaagagagagaaagaaacatcagttggttgcctctgacatgcccctcactggggacccagcttgCAACcaag agagagggaaaggaagagagagagggaaaaatcaatgtgagaaagaaacattgatcggttgcctcccataa